The following are encoded together in the Pseudomonas sp. IB20 genome:
- a CDS encoding oxygenase MpaB family protein, translating to MEFIRSRIETQLMSLTGLSLGQLDLENPKGDPGLFGPDSVSWQVHGDFSSMLIGGISALMLQALHPLALAGVWDHSNFRQDMLGRLRRTSQFISGTTFGSRKDAEWLIEKVRTIHLQVTGHAPDGRPYAASDPELLTWVHVAEVSNFLASHLRYCNPGLSGRDQDRYYSEIALVAERLGARHVPRSRQEVSDYLARIRPQLLCDERSREVLRLLLNAPAPSTLAKPFGSLMMQAGIDLLPDWASSLLEQHQSPLQRQLIRAGVKRSAPLLRWAMRNGSVQRAHRRMGLM from the coding sequence ATGGAATTTATCCGCAGCCGTATCGAAACCCAGTTGATGAGCCTTACCGGCTTGTCACTGGGCCAGCTGGACCTGGAAAACCCCAAGGGCGATCCCGGCCTGTTCGGGCCGGACTCGGTCAGTTGGCAAGTGCATGGCGACTTCAGCAGCATGCTCATTGGCGGCATCAGCGCCTTGATGCTGCAAGCCTTGCACCCGCTGGCCCTGGCCGGCGTGTGGGACCACTCCAATTTTCGCCAGGACATGCTCGGGCGCTTGCGGCGCACCTCGCAGTTTATTTCCGGCACCACCTTCGGTTCGCGCAAAGACGCCGAATGGCTGATCGAAAAAGTGCGCACCATCCACCTGCAAGTGACCGGGCATGCCCCGGACGGGCGGCCTTACGCGGCCAGCGATCCGGAACTGCTGACGTGGGTGCACGTGGCGGAGGTCAGCAACTTTCTGGCGTCGCACCTGCGCTATTGCAACCCGGGTCTTTCGGGCCGGGATCAGGACCGTTACTACAGTGAAATCGCCTTGGTCGCCGAGCGCTTGGGCGCTCGGCATGTTCCGCGTTCACGGCAGGAAGTTTCGGATTACCTGGCACGCATTCGTCCGCAACTGCTGTGCGACGAGCGCAGCCGCGAAGTGCTGCGCCTGCTGCTCAATGCACCCGCACCCAGCACCTTGGCCAAACCCTTTGGCAGCTTGATGATGCAGGCCGGGATCGACCTGCTGCCAGACTGGGCAAGCAGCCTGCTCGAACAGCACCAGAGCCCGTTGCAGCGCCAGCTGATCCGCGCCGGGGTCAAGCGCAGTGCACCGTTGCTGCGCTGGGCGATGCGCAATGGTTCGGTGCAGCGCGCCCATCGGCGAATGGGGCTGATGTAG
- a CDS encoding class I SAM-dependent rRNA methyltransferase, producing MTPLNQALRAALDQRQDLINTLHAQGTDCYRLFHGSQEGAGGLTIDRYGPQLLVQSFHQSLETAELLNLHELINQFMGLELLLVYNDRSRGNSRIDREDTVYRAQPAALEDLVGHEWGLNYRVRGRHAGQDPLLFLDLRNTRGWVKEHSAGKRVLNLFAYTCGVGLSAAAGGAREVCNLDFAEGNLAVGRENGVLNPQLPTMGFVQSDYFPAIRQLAGLPITQRRGHKLPSYPRLEQRQYDLVLLDPPAWAKSAFGTVDLLRDYQSLLKPALLATADNGVLICCNNLAKVSMDDWREQVLRCAEKAGRPVRDWQIMAPGADFPSQDQQPPLKTLILQL from the coding sequence ATGACTCCCTTGAATCAGGCGCTGCGCGCCGCCCTCGATCAACGCCAAGACCTGATCAACACGCTGCATGCCCAGGGCACCGACTGCTACCGGCTGTTCCACGGCAGCCAGGAAGGCGCCGGCGGCTTGACCATTGACCGTTATGGCCCGCAACTGCTGGTGCAGAGTTTTCACCAGTCCCTGGAAACAGCCGAGCTGTTGAACCTGCATGAACTGATCAACCAGTTCATGGGCCTGGAATTGCTGCTGGTGTACAACGACCGCTCGCGTGGCAATTCGCGGATCGACCGTGAAGACACGGTGTACCGCGCCCAACCGGCGGCACTGGAAGACTTGGTCGGCCACGAATGGGGCCTCAATTACCGCGTGCGCGGGCGCCATGCAGGGCAGGACCCGCTGCTGTTTCTCGACCTGCGCAACACCCGTGGCTGGGTCAAGGAACACAGCGCCGGCAAACGTGTGCTCAACCTATTTGCCTACACCTGTGGCGTGGGCCTGAGCGCGGCAGCCGGTGGCGCCCGCGAGGTGTGCAACCTGGACTTCGCCGAGGGCAACCTGGCGGTGGGCCGCGAAAACGGTGTGCTCAACCCGCAATTGCCGACCATGGGTTTCGTGCAATCCGACTACTTTCCGGCGATTCGCCAACTGGCGGGCTTGCCGATCACTCAGCGCCGCGGCCACAAGCTGCCGAGCTATCCGCGCCTTGAGCAACGCCAATATGACCTGGTGCTGCTCGACCCACCGGCCTGGGCCAAGAGCGCGTTCGGCACCGTCGACCTGCTGCGCGACTACCAGAGCCTGCTCAAGCCTGCACTGCTCGCTACCGCCGACAATGGCGTGCTGATTTGCTGCAACAACTTGGCGAAAGTCAGCATGGATGATTGGCGCGAACAGGTGCTGCGTTGCGCCGAAAAAGCCGGGCGCCCGGTACGCGACTGGCAAATCATGGCGCCGGGAGCCGACTTCCCGTCTCAGGATCAGCAGCCGCCTCTGAAAACCCTGATCCTTCAGTTGTAG
- a CDS encoding DUF748 domain-containing protein — translation MPKGLIRAAGALLTALALYSLLGFLILPGIALRIANQQLANYATVPARIERIELNPFSLEVTAWGLKIGEPGKEQVGFERLYANLQIDSLWTRALHLADVQLDQPKTELLFDKSGQLNLAQLFKLPPSEPTPTDPNAKPFPLRIDSIKLAGGYVHFQDLRPSEPIEFLYDKLDFELKNLSTLPEDNANMTLVAAGPQGGQIDWKGNFSLIPITSEGTLKVTDGKMKAWWPYVRDALPLVLEDGVLNFSTDYKFSLAKETELNLTNTAASIAPFAIKAPDGRPLVRLERLDVSETTVDLAKQQVVVGKIRSNKLETWAAREADGQLDWQKLFASQPSKPAKAPEPATAPATADSPKAQPTAPSKPWQVLLKDVQLRNYQVHLADRQVKPAVALELGPLNVDVQNFDSLNQSPFTLKVDTGLGKQGKIQATGQVNLNPISAKLKVNTQDIDLRVAQSYISPFIRLELRSGMLGSNLDVNLKSTEPLALQITGRAQVDQLHTLDTLKTRDFLKWQRLVLEGVNYQHGDSLSIDKVNLLQPYARFMINDDRTTNIDDLLIPQPADSGAKSAAKPAASKDKPLGIHIGQIAINDGSANFADFSLTPNFATAIQQLNGQIGTIDSRQAKPATVDIKGKVDRYAPVTIKGSVNPFDPMAALDIATSFKRVELTTLTPYSGKFAGFRIRKGRLNLDLHYVITKGQLKAENKVVVEQLQLGEKVDSADAVDLPIRLAIALLKDSDGKISIELPVTGDLNNPQFSVMPIVWQTLRNLVVRAATAPFKFIGGLVTGGGSEDLGNVSFAAGSSELNKDAEGALNTLAKALKERPTLRLEIEGTAAASSDGPFLAAERLEREYQYNYYKILQRRGDKVPAQASLLVVPEKEKAPLLEGIYRTRLKQQPPAEWKDLGSDDRTAKLRDGLIKFWGASDVLLRQLGQDRASAIKDYLVDKGQLEDDRVYFIDANLGQAQKDGRVVTPMHLDAE, via the coding sequence ATGCCCAAAGGATTGATCCGCGCCGCTGGCGCCTTGTTGACCGCCCTGGCTCTGTACAGCTTGCTGGGCTTTCTGATTCTGCCGGGCATCGCCCTTCGCATTGCCAACCAACAGTTGGCCAATTACGCCACGGTGCCGGCACGCATCGAGCGAATCGAGCTCAACCCGTTCAGCCTGGAAGTTACGGCATGGGGCTTGAAGATCGGCGAACCGGGCAAGGAGCAGGTGGGTTTCGAGCGTCTCTACGCCAACCTGCAGATCGATAGTCTCTGGACCCGTGCGCTGCACCTGGCCGATGTGCAGCTGGACCAGCCCAAGACCGAGCTGCTGTTCGACAAGTCCGGCCAACTGAACCTTGCGCAGTTGTTCAAGCTGCCGCCGAGCGAGCCCACGCCGACTGACCCTAACGCCAAGCCGTTCCCGCTGCGCATCGACAGCATCAAGCTGGCCGGCGGCTATGTGCACTTTCAAGATTTGCGCCCCAGCGAACCGATCGAATTCCTTTACGACAAACTCGACTTTGAGCTGAAAAACCTCAGCACGCTGCCGGAAGACAATGCCAACATGACCTTGGTGGCCGCCGGCCCTCAAGGTGGGCAGATCGACTGGAAAGGCAATTTCAGCCTGATACCGATCACCTCCGAGGGCACGCTGAAAGTCACCGATGGCAAGATGAAAGCCTGGTGGCCATACGTGCGAGACGCGTTGCCATTGGTGCTGGAAGATGGCGTGCTGAATTTCAGCACCGACTACAAATTCAGCCTGGCCAAAGAAACCGAACTGAACCTGACCAACACCGCCGCCAGCATCGCGCCGTTTGCAATCAAGGCACCGGATGGCCGCCCATTGGTGCGCCTGGAACGCCTGGACGTCAGCGAAACCACGGTGGACCTGGCCAAGCAGCAGGTAGTGGTCGGCAAGATTCGCAGCAACAAGCTGGAAACCTGGGCCGCCCGCGAAGCCGATGGGCAGTTGGACTGGCAGAAACTGTTCGCCAGCCAACCGAGCAAACCGGCCAAGGCGCCGGAACCTGCCACCGCACCGGCGACAGCCGACTCGCCAAAGGCGCAGCCAACAGCACCCAGCAAACCTTGGCAAGTGCTGCTCAAGGATGTGCAACTGCGTAACTATCAGGTGCACCTGGCGGACCGCCAGGTCAAACCTGCGGTAGCGCTGGAGCTGGGCCCGTTGAATGTCGACGTGCAGAACTTCGACAGCCTGAACCAAAGCCCCTTTACCTTGAAAGTCGATACCGGCCTGGGCAAGCAAGGCAAGATCCAGGCAACCGGCCAGGTCAACCTCAACCCGATCAGCGCCAAACTCAAAGTGAATACCCAGGACATCGACCTGCGGGTCGCCCAGTCCTATATCAGCCCGTTCATTCGCCTGGAACTGCGCAGCGGCATGCTCGGCAGTAACTTGGATGTGAACCTTAAAAGCACTGAGCCATTGGCGCTCCAGATCACCGGCCGCGCTCAGGTCGATCAGTTACACACTCTGGACACCCTCAAGACCCGCGACTTCCTCAAATGGCAGCGCCTGGTGCTGGAAGGTGTGAACTATCAGCACGGCGACAGCCTGTCGATCGACAAGGTCAACCTGCTGCAGCCGTACGCGCGTTTCATGATCAACGATGACCGCACCACCAACATCGACGACTTGCTGATCCCGCAGCCCGCCGACAGTGGCGCCAAATCAGCGGCCAAGCCCGCGGCGAGTAAAGACAAGCCGTTGGGCATTCATATCGGCCAGATCGCGATCAATGACGGCTCGGCCAACTTCGCCGACTTCAGCCTCACACCCAACTTCGCCACGGCCATCCAGCAGCTCAACGGGCAGATCGGCACTATTGACAGTCGCCAGGCCAAACCGGCCACCGTCGATATCAAGGGCAAGGTGGATCGCTATGCGCCAGTGACCATCAAGGGCAGCGTGAACCCGTTTGATCCGATGGCGGCGCTGGATATCGCCACCAGCTTCAAGCGCGTCGAGCTGACCACATTGACGCCGTACTCCGGCAAGTTCGCCGGGTTCCGCATCCGCAAGGGCCGCCTTAATCTCGACCTGCACTATGTGATCACCAAGGGCCAGTTGAAGGCTGAAAACAAAGTGGTGGTTGAACAGCTGCAACTGGGAGAGAAAGTCGACAGCGCCGATGCCGTGGACTTGCCAATTCGCCTGGCAATCGCCCTGCTCAAGGACTCTGACGGCAAGATCTCCATCGAGCTGCCGGTGACGGGCGACCTGAACAACCCGCAATTCAGCGTGATGCCGATTGTGTGGCAGACCCTGCGTAACCTAGTGGTGCGCGCGGCGACGGCGCCGTTCAAGTTTATCGGCGGGCTGGTGACTGGCGGGGGCTCTGAAGACCTGGGCAATGTGTCGTTCGCCGCAGGCTCCAGCGAATTGAACAAAGACGCCGAAGGCGCGCTGAACACCCTGGCCAAGGCGCTGAAAGAGCGCCCTACCCTGCGCCTGGAAATCGAAGGCACGGCCGCTGCCAGCAGTGACGGGCCGTTCCTCGCCGCAGAGCGTCTGGAACGTGAATACCAATATAACTACTACAAGATACTCCAGCGCCGTGGCGATAAAGTCCCGGCCCAGGCTTCGTTGCTTGTCGTACCGGAGAAGGAAAAGGCGCCGCTGCTTGAAGGCATCTACCGTACACGCCTGAAACAACAACCACCGGCCGAATGGAAAGACCTGGGCAGCGATGATCGCACTGCGAAGCTGCGTGATGGGTTGATCAAGTTCTGGGGCGCCAGTGACGTCTTGCTGCGCCAACTGGGGCAAGACCGTGCCAGTGCTATCAAGGACTACCTGGTGGACAAAGGCCAGTTGGAAGATGACCGGGTGTACTTCATTGATGCCAACCTGGGGCAGGCGCAGAAGGATGGTCGGGTGGTGACGCCGATGCATCTGGATGCTGAGTAA
- a CDS encoding BON domain-containing protein produces the protein MKKFALATATALTLAMGANVAFAQTSQAPMTLAAGEVTKAKESTSDTWITTKVKADLLTEKGIPGSDIKVETNKGVVSLSSTVAISDSQKATAVAITKKIKGVTAVSADGLLAGGATKADNIDTKAP, from the coding sequence ATGAAGAAGTTCGCTCTCGCTACTGCTACCGCTCTGACCCTGGCCATGGGTGCTAACGTGGCCTTTGCTCAGACTTCCCAAGCTCCAATGACCCTGGCCGCTGGCGAAGTGACCAAAGCCAAAGAGTCCACTTCGGATACTTGGATCACCACCAAAGTCAAAGCTGACCTGCTGACTGAAAAAGGTATTCCTGGCTCGGACATCAAGGTTGAAACCAACAAAGGCGTGGTTTCGCTGTCCTCGACAGTTGCTATCTCTGACTCGCAGAAAGCCACTGCCGTAGCGATCACCAAGAAAATCAAAGGTGTTACCGCTGTTTCCGCTGACGGCCTGCTGGCTGGTGGCGCAACTAAGGCCGACAACATCGACACAAAGGCGCCCTGA
- the pnp gene encoding polyribonucleotide nucleotidyltransferase, with protein sequence MNPVIKKFQFGQSTVTLETGRIARQASGAVLVTVDDDVTVLVTVVGAKTADPSKGFFPLSVHYQEKTYAAGKIPGGFFKREGRPSEKETLTSRLIDRPIRPLFPEGFMNEVQVVCTVVSTSKKTDPDIAAMIGTSAALAISGIPFDGPIGAARVAFHESTGYLLNPTYEQQKASSLDMVVAGTSEAVLMVESEAKELTEDQMLGAVLFAHDEFQVVINAVKELAAEAAKPTWTWAPQPEATALLGAIRAEFGDAISQAYTITIKADRYARLGELKDQVVAKLSGEEGQPSSSEVKAAFGEIEYRTVRENIVNGKPRIDGRDTKTVRPLNIEVGVLPKTHGSALFTRGETQALVVATLGTARDAQLLDTLEGEKKDPFMLHYNFPPFSVGECGRMGGAGRREIGHGRLARRSIAAMLPAADVFPYTIRVVSEITESNGSSSMASVCGASLALMDAGVPMKAPVAGIAMGLVKEGEKFAILTDILGDEDHLGDMDFKVAGTAKGVTALQMDIKIKGITEEIMEIALGQALDARLNILGQMNQIIGQSRTELSENAPTMIAMKIDTDKIRDVIGKGGATIRAICEETKASIDIEDDGSIKIFGETKEAAEAARQRVLGITAEAEIGKIYVGKVERIVDFGAFVNILPGKDGLVHISMLSDARVEKVTDILKEGQEVEVLVLDVDNRGRIKLSIKDVAAAKASGV encoded by the coding sequence GTGAACCCGGTTATCAAAAAATTCCAGTTCGGTCAGTCGACCGTTACCCTCGAGACAGGCCGTATCGCCCGTCAAGCCTCCGGCGCAGTGCTGGTCACCGTTGACGACGACGTCACCGTATTGGTGACCGTTGTTGGCGCCAAGACCGCTGACCCAAGCAAAGGCTTCTTCCCTCTTTCCGTTCACTACCAGGAAAAGACTTACGCTGCCGGTAAGATCCCTGGCGGTTTCTTCAAGCGCGAAGGCCGTCCTTCCGAAAAAGAAACCCTGACTTCCCGACTGATCGACCGTCCGATCCGTCCGCTGTTCCCAGAAGGCTTCATGAACGAAGTGCAGGTCGTCTGCACCGTCGTTTCCACCAGCAAGAAGACCGATCCGGACATCGCTGCGATGATCGGCACCTCGGCTGCCCTGGCCATCTCCGGTATTCCTTTCGATGGCCCGATCGGCGCAGCTCGCGTTGCTTTCCACGAAAGCACCGGCTACCTGCTGAACCCGACTTACGAACAACAGAAAGCTTCGAGCCTGGACATGGTCGTTGCCGGTACTTCGGAAGCCGTGTTGATGGTTGAATCGGAAGCCAAAGAGCTCACCGAAGACCAGATGCTGGGTGCGGTACTGTTTGCTCACGACGAGTTCCAGGTTGTGATCAACGCTGTTAAAGAACTGGCTGCTGAAGCTGCCAAGCCAACCTGGACCTGGGCCCCACAGCCTGAAGCCACTGCTCTGCTGGGCGCTATCCGTGCCGAGTTCGGCGACGCGATCTCCCAGGCTTACACCATCACCATCAAGGCCGATCGTTACGCTCGCCTGGGTGAGCTGAAAGACCAGGTTGTTGCCAAGCTGTCCGGTGAAGAAGGCCAGCCTTCTTCCAGCGAAGTCAAAGCAGCTTTCGGCGAAATCGAATACCGCACCGTTCGCGAAAACATCGTAAACGGCAAGCCACGTATCGACGGCCGCGACACCAAAACTGTACGCCCTCTGAACATCGAAGTCGGTGTTCTGCCTAAGACCCACGGTTCGGCTCTGTTCACCCGTGGCGAAACCCAGGCCCTGGTTGTTGCAACACTGGGCACCGCCCGTGACGCACAGCTGCTGGACACCCTGGAAGGCGAGAAAAAAGACCCGTTCATGCTGCACTACAACTTCCCTCCGTTCTCGGTAGGTGAGTGTGGTCGCATGGGTGGTGCTGGTCGTCGTGAAATCGGTCACGGCCGTCTGGCCCGTCGTTCGATTGCAGCCATGCTGCCTGCCGCCGACGTGTTCCCGTACACCATTCGTGTGGTGTCGGAAATCACCGAGTCCAACGGTTCCAGCTCCATGGCTTCCGTTTGCGGTGCTTCCCTGGCACTGATGGACGCTGGTGTGCCGATGAAGGCGCCGGTTGCCGGTATCGCCATGGGCTTGGTTAAAGAAGGCGAGAAGTTCGCCATCCTGACCGACATCCTGGGTGACGAAGACCACCTGGGCGACATGGACTTCAAGGTAGCCGGTACCGCTAAAGGTGTTACCGCGCTGCAGATGGACATCAAGATCAAGGGCATCACCGAAGAGATCATGGAAATCGCTCTGGGCCAAGCCCTGGACGCGCGCCTGAACATCCTCGGTCAGATGAACCAGATCATTGGTCAGTCCCGTACCGAACTGTCGGAAAATGCTCCGACCATGATCGCGATGAAAATCGACACCGACAAAATCCGTGATGTTATCGGTAAAGGCGGCGCGACTATTCGTGCGATCTGCGAAGAGACCAAGGCTTCGATCGACATCGAAGACGACGGCTCGATCAAGATCTTCGGCGAAACCAAAGAAGCCGCAGAAGCTGCGCGTCAGCGCGTTCTGGGCATCACCGCTGAAGCCGAGATCGGCAAGATCTACGTGGGTAAGGTTGAGCGCATCGTCGACTTCGGCGCATTCGTCAACATCCTGCCGGGCAAAGACGGTCTGGTTCACATCTCCATGTTGAGCGACGCTCGCGTTGAGAAAGTGACCGACATTCTGAAAGAAGGCCAGGAAGTGGAAGTGCTGGTACTGGACGTGGACAACCGCGGCCGTATCAAGCTGTCCATCAAGGACGTAGCAGCAGCCAAGGCTTCGGGCGTTTAA
- the rpsO gene encoding 30S ribosomal protein S15: MALDVQEKAQIVADYQQAVGDTGSPEVQVALLTHNINKLQGHFKANGKDHHSRRGLIRMVNQRRKLLDYLKGKDLGRYQALIGRLGLRR, translated from the coding sequence ATGGCTCTCGACGTTCAAGAAAAAGCACAAATCGTAGCTGACTATCAGCAAGCTGTTGGTGACACTGGTTCGCCAGAAGTGCAAGTTGCACTGCTGACCCACAACATCAACAAGCTGCAAGGTCACTTCAAGGCCAACGGTAAAGATCACCACTCCCGTCGTGGTCTGATCCGCATGGTAAACCAGCGCCGTAAGCTGCTGGACTACCTGAAAGGCAAGGATCTGGGTCGTTATCAGGCTCTGATCGGTCGCCTGGGTCTGCGTCGCTAA
- the truB gene encoding tRNA pseudouridine(55) synthase TruB, giving the protein MAQVKRIRRNVSGIILLDKPIGFTSNAALQKVRWLLNAEKAGHTGSLDPLATGVLPLCFGEATKFSQYLLDSDKGYETLMQLGKTTTTADAEGDVLQVRDVTVGRADIEAALPGFRGQISQIPPMYSALKRDGQPLYKLARAGEVVEREPRSVTITRLELLACEGDTARLAVDCSKGTYIRTLVEDIGEKLGCGAYVAELRRTQAGPFSLAQTVTLEELEAVHAEGGNEAVDRFLMPSDSGLLDWPLLHFSEHSAFYWLNGQPVRAPDAPKFGMVRVQDHNGRFIGIGEVSEDGRIAPRRLIRSE; this is encoded by the coding sequence GTGGCTCAGGTCAAACGTATCCGTCGCAACGTCAGCGGCATTATTCTGCTCGACAAGCCCATTGGCTTTACCTCCAATGCCGCCTTGCAGAAGGTCCGCTGGCTGCTCAATGCCGAGAAGGCCGGGCATACCGGCAGCCTCGACCCCTTGGCCACCGGTGTACTGCCGCTGTGCTTTGGTGAGGCGACCAAGTTCTCGCAATACCTGCTTGATTCCGACAAGGGTTACGAAACCCTGATGCAGCTGGGCAAGACCACTACCACGGCCGATGCCGAGGGTGATGTTTTGCAGGTTCGTGACGTGACCGTTGGTCGTGCTGATATTGAAGCTGCTTTGCCGGGTTTTCGTGGGCAAATCAGTCAGATACCGCCGATGTACTCGGCGCTCAAGCGTGATGGCCAGCCACTTTACAAGCTGGCACGTGCGGGCGAAGTAGTGGAGCGCGAACCGCGTTCTGTTACTATTACGCGCTTGGAATTGCTCGCCTGTGAAGGCGACACTGCCCGCTTGGCCGTGGACTGCAGCAAAGGCACCTATATCCGTACCCTGGTGGAAGATATTGGTGAAAAGCTCGGTTGCGGCGCGTACGTTGCAGAACTGCGACGTACCCAGGCAGGGCCCTTCAGCCTGGCCCAGACGGTCACGCTGGAAGAGTTGGAGGCCGTACACGCCGAAGGCGGCAATGAAGCAGTTGATCGCTTCCTGATGCCATCGGACAGCGGTTTGCTGGATTGGCCATTGCTGCACTTCTCGGAGCACAGCGCGTTCTACTGGCTCAACGGCCAGCCGGTACGTGCCCCGGATGCTCCGAAGTTCGGCATGGTGCGGGTACAGGATCATAACGGTCGCTTCATCGGTATCGGTGAAGTGAGCGAAGACGGGCGTATAGCGCCGCGTCGACTGATTCGGTCAGAATGA
- the rbfA gene encoding 30S ribosome-binding factor RbfA — protein MAKEYSRTQRIGDQMQRELAQLIRREVKDPRVGLVTITAVEVSRDVGHAKIFITVMGQDSSEEIAQSIKVLNSAAGFLRMQLAREMKLRSVPQLHFHYDESVVRGAHLSALIERAVAEDSQHPSTPEDAKE, from the coding sequence ATGGCAAAAGAATACAGCCGTACCCAACGTATCGGCGATCAGATGCAGCGCGAGCTGGCCCAACTGATCCGTCGCGAAGTCAAAGACCCCCGTGTTGGCCTGGTGACCATCACCGCGGTTGAAGTGAGCCGCGACGTAGGTCACGCGAAGATCTTCATCACCGTGATGGGGCAGGACAGCAGCGAAGAAATCGCGCAAAGCATCAAGGTGCTCAACTCGGCAGCAGGTTTCCTGCGCATGCAGTTGGCCCGTGAAATGAAGCTGCGCAGCGTGCCTCAGTTGCACTTCCACTACGACGAAAGCGTCGTGCGTGGTGCGCACCTGTCGGCCCTGATCGAACGCGCCGTGGCTGAAGACAGCCAGCACCCGTCCACACCTGAAGACGCCAAGGAGTAA